DNA from Nitrospira sp.:
TGGCGACGATCTTGGATACGGTGCTGTGGCTTTATATGTGGGTCATCATCGCCCGCGCATTGATTTCGTGGGTCAATCCGGACCCCTGGAATCCCATCGTACAATTTCTTGAACGTGTGACGGAGCCTGTGCTCACGCCGATCCGTCGTCTGGTCGGGTGGCGCATGGGCATCGACCTGTCGCCGATGATTGCGATCCTGATCCTTGTGTTTCTACAATATGCCGTGGTTCAATCGTTGCGGGATATCGCCGTGCGGATGCATTAACCCTCGGGCAAGAGGTGGCGCATGAAAATCACTCCCATCGACATCCAGCAGATGGCCTTTCCGGTCAAGTTTCGAGGTTACGACCGAGAGGAGGTCAACCGCTTTCTCGAAGAGCTGGCCCTGACGGTCGAGAATTTGAATCGGGAAAACAACGCGCTTCGCGACAAGCTTGCCACCACCGAACAGCAGGTCGCAGATCTGCGGCGTACGGAGGCCACCCTCTCCAGCACGCTGGTGTCGGCGCAATCGTTGGCCGAGGATGTGAAGCGGTCCGCACAGCGGGAATCCGAGTTGATCGTCAAGGAAGCAGAATTGAAGGCGAGCGAAATCATCCGGCAGGCGCGGGTGAGTCTGTCCGACATGCAGCGCGGCCTCGCGGACCTGCAGAAGCAGCGGTTGATGATGGTGGAGCGGTTCCGTGCGACCCTGCGCTCGTTCGAGCGGATGTTGGAGGTCGAAGAAAGCGAAGCCTATCAACCGGATCCCCCATCGATCGAGGGGAAGCTGGCCGGTGAATCAAGCTCGGCTCGTTGAGACTCCTGCGCCTTGTCGGAATCCTCCCCTTGCCTGCGACCTGCTCCAGCCGGCGGGGCCTGGTGTAGGGTTCTGCTCCACTCACCCTGTGGGCGAAACCTGGGCTCCCATTCATGACGGCATCGGATCCAATTCAGTCGGCGCTGCGGGCAGCCGTCGCTGACGGCACCTTTCCCGGCGCCGTCCTGGCGGTCCGGTTACGCGGGGCGTCGGTCTATGAATGGGCCGTCGGGCGCCTGTCTCTCCAGCCTTCGAGCGAGGAGGTGACGGTCGAGACCTCTTATGACCTCGCCTCCCTGACCAAGGTTCTCGCGACGACGACGGCGTTGCTGCTTCTGATCCAACGTGAATTGGCCTCCCTGGATGATCGGATCGACCACATTCTTGCGGAACTCAGGGGAAGGCCGGTCGGAAGTGCGACGGTGCGGCACTTGTTGATGCATAGTTCCGGCCTTCCCGGTTGGCGCCCCTATTATGAACGGATCGCCGCGACGGAGGCGGTTCAGCCGGGGATTTTTGGGAGCATCGCCGCGCGACAGGCGATGCTGAACTCTATTGCGACGGAAGACCTGCTGTACGAGAAGGGCTCGCGCAGCCTCTACAGTGATCTCGGCTTCATGTTGCTGGGGTTCGCGGTAGAACGGCTGTCGGGCGAGTCGCTCGATCAGTTGTGTCGGGATCGAATCTATCGCCCGCTCGATGCCTGCCCGCTTCACTATCTGCCGTGCGGGCCGCTCTCGATGTCTGTCCCACCGTCCGGATCGACACTCACGATCGCCCCCACGGAAGAAGATCCCTGGCGTGGACGAACGTTGCGCGGCGAGGTCCACGACGAAAATGCCTTTGCGCTGGGCGGGGTGGCGGGCCATGCAGGGTTGTTCGGCACCGCACGAGCGGTGCTCGCGGTCGCGCAGGCCTGGATGAATGGCCGTCGGGGAAAGGCGGGACTGTTGGAACCGGAATTCGTCCGATGTTTCACGGCGCGGCAGCACACGGTCCCGAATTCCAGCTGGGCCTTGGGATGGGATACGCCGTCGGCGCCGTCTTCGTCCGGGACGTTATTTTCTCCAGAGTCGTTCGGCCATCTCGGATATACCGGCACGTCGTTGTGGATCGACCCGGTCAAGGAACTGGAGGTGGTGCTGCTCTCGAATCGTGTACATCCCACGAGACGGAACGAGCGCATCCGCGCCTTCCGCCCGCTGATCCATGATCTCGTGTATCGGGAATTCCTGGGAGGCTAGGAGGGCAGGTCCGGATAGTCGGTCCAGGTTTCTTTCTCGGCCAGGTAGCGATTGCCTTTGAAGTTCAGGCGCGTGCGCAACCGGGTAAATCCCAGGCTCTGCAGCTTCTCGACCACGGCTTTGACGGCGGCAGTGGTGGTGGGATGGGCGGTGCCTTCGATGGCGAGGGCCTCATAAGTGACTTTTCCCGCATAACCGGCAGCCACACGATTGACGAGGACCGACCTGTTGAAATAACGATCACTGGGATCGATCCCTTCGACTTGATGTCGTTCGATCAAACCCTCTTTTTTGAAGAGGAGGGGCAGCGCACTCATACGAACCTCCGTCGATCAATCAGCCGTTGGGATCGCGTCAAGGGTCCCGATTATAGGGAGCCGCCGGTCGGAGTGCAACCGTCGTTGACAAGGTTCTGCAGGGCTTTCTATGATGCGCCTTCCTTGCGGCATCGTCCGGCGTCCTCGGCGACGATTCTCGACGTCAGCCATTTCGATGAACATGAATGTTCCCAACAGCCTGACGATCCTGCGCATCCTGTTGATTCCGGTGTACGTAGGGTTGCTGAACTATGAGCAATTCGACTATGCCCTCGCCACGCTCTTCATCGCCGGGCTGACGGACGCCCTCGACGGCACGATCGCCCGGGTCGCCAACCAGCGAACCAGGCTCGGGGAAGTGTTGGATCCCTTGGCGGACAAGCTGATGCTCACGACCGGCTTCATTACGCTGTCCGTCATGCATCTGGTGCCGCTCTGGGCCACGATTCTGGTCGCCAGCCGCGACCTCATGCTGATGTTGGGGGCGGCGGTCGCCCATTTCACCGATGCGCAAGTCGATATTTCGCCGACGGTGTTGGGGAAGGGAACCACCTTGATTCAGCTGACGACCCTGGTGGCCGTCGTGTTTTTCGCATCGCGGCGGCTCGACCTCGCCATGCTCGATCCGCTCCTCTATCTCATGGGGGGAGTCACGCTGCTGTCCGGACTGCACTATCTCTCGCGCGGCTACAGCCGCATCACCTCCGGCCATGCCTGACGGACGACTGCTTCGTCGAGTCCGCGAATCCACATCGCCGCTTGCCGCTTTGTTTCCATTCGTTTGACAGTTTTTCGGTCGTCTTATAGACTTCGATCATAGTTTCCCGCTGCATACGTATGTGTCCTCCCCGGCGACCAGAGGAGTGGAAACAGATTTATGGGTACATTCGCCTACGTCGGACGGAACCGCCAGGGTGCCGTGAAGAAGGGGGAGTTGACCGCCAAGACGAGAGATGAGGCGGTCGACCAGCTGCGTAAACAGCAGGTCGTGGTGACCAGCCTGGAGGAGAAATCCGGCAAGGGCGGGAAGCTGAACTTCAGCATCGGGAGCGGTCTCACCGATAAGGACTTGGTGGTGTTCACCCGCCAGTTCGGCACGATGATCAATGCGGGACTGCCGCTGATTCAATGCCTCGACATCCTCTCCACCCAATCCGAAAACAAAGTCCTGCGGGAAACGGTCGGTGACGTGAAGAACAGCGTGGAGGCGGGGTCCACCTTTTCCGACGCCCTGAAGAAGCATCCGAAAGTGTTCGACGACCTCTATGTGAACATGATCCATGCCGGTGAGGTCGGCGGTCTGCTCGATACGATTCTGACCCGTTTGGCGAAGCACATCGAGAAGGCGATGAAGCTGAAGGGGCAGATCAAGTCGGCCATGGTCTATCCTTCCGCCATCGTCGGCGTCGCCGTCATCGTCATCAGCGTCCTGATGGTCTGGGTGATCCCGATTTTCGCCAAGATGTTCGCCGAAATGTCGGGCGGGAAAATCGGGTTGCCCGGTCCGACCCAGCTGGTCATCGACATCAGTAATTTCTTCCAGAGCTACTGGTATTTCATGGGCGGGGCCTTGATCGGCACGATCTACGCGATCAAGCGGTACTATGGAACGGTCAACGGCCGGGTCGTCATCGACCGGCTGCTCTTGAAGATTCCCGTCGTCGGGGATCTGATCAGAAAGGCGTCCGTCGCGAAATTCACCCGCACGTTGGGGACGTTGATCACCAGCGGTGTGCCGTTGTTGGAAGGCCTGAGTATCTGCGCCAAAACGTCCGGCAACAAGGTGATCGAAGAAGCGTTGATGAACGCGCGGGTCAGCATCAGCGGCGGGAAAACGATTTCCGAGCCGCTGGCCAAGGGCAATGTGTTTCCCAAGATGGTCACCCACATGATCGCGGTCGGTGAGTCCACCGGCGCGCTCGATGCCATGCTGGGCAAGATCGCCGATTTCTACGAAGACGAAGTCGATCAGGCGGTGGCAGCCCTGACCTCGCTCCTCGAACCGATCATGATGGTGGTGTTGGGGACGATCATCGGGTTCATCGTCATCGCGATGTATCTTCCGATCTTCACGATGGCGCAGGCCATCCAATAACGGTACGGTCACGCCTGGGCACCGGTGCGGGGCCGACCGTGCGAGAGGGCCCCGCGCGCAGATCCATCAGGGCATCGCGCCCGCCATGCTCTCCCTGATCAATCCGATACGAATCGTCGAAAACCAGCCTTCCTCAATCACAGGCCGCCCGCGCATGCAGCGGAAGGACGATGCGCGCCGACCATCG
Protein-coding regions in this window:
- a CDS encoding Type IV fimbrial assembly protein PilC yields the protein MGTFAYVGRNRQGAVKKGELTAKTRDEAVDQLRKQQVVVTSLEEKSGKGGKLNFSIGSGLTDKDLVVFTRQFGTMINAGLPLIQCLDILSTQSENKVLRETVGDVKNSVEAGSTFSDALKKHPKVFDDLYVNMIHAGEVGGLLDTILTRLAKHIEKAMKLKGQIKSAMVYPSAIVGVAVIVISVLMVWVIPIFAKMFAEMSGGKIGLPGPTQLVIDISNFFQSYWYFMGGALIGTIYAIKRYYGTVNGRVVIDRLLLKIPVVGDLIRKASVAKFTRTLGTLITSGVPLLEGLSICAKTSGNKVIEEALMNARVSISGGKTISEPLAKGNVFPKMVTHMIAVGESTGALDAMLGKIADFYEDEVDQAVAALTSLLEPIMMVVLGTIIGFIVIAMYLPIFTMAQAIQ
- a CDS encoding Cell division initiation protein DivIVA; translation: MKITPIDIQQMAFPVKFRGYDREEVNRFLEELALTVENLNRENNALRDKLATTEQQVADLRRTEATLSSTLVSAQSLAEDVKRSAQRESELIVKEAELKASEIIRQARVSLSDMQRGLADLQKQRLMMVERFRATLRSFERMLEVEESEAYQPDPPSIEGKLAGESSSAR
- a CDS encoding Cardiolipin synthase (CMP-forming), eukaryotic type Cls-II produces the protein MNMNVPNSLTILRILLIPVYVGLLNYEQFDYALATLFIAGLTDALDGTIARVANQRTRLGEVLDPLADKLMLTTGFITLSVMHLVPLWATILVASRDLMLMLGAAVAHFTDAQVDISPTVLGKGTTLIQLTTLVAVVFFASRRLDLAMLDPLLYLMGGVTLLSGLHYLSRGYSRITSGHA
- a CDS encoding YggT family protein, yielding MFVMSNVLQGLATILDTVLWLYMWVIIARALISWVNPDPWNPIVQFLERVTEPVLTPIRRLVGWRMGIDLSPMIAILILVFLQYAVVQSLRDIAVRMH
- a CDS encoding Beta-lactamase class C-like and penicillin binding proteins (PBPs) superfamily, producing MTASDPIQSALRAAVADGTFPGAVLAVRLRGASVYEWAVGRLSLQPSSEEVTVETSYDLASLTKVLATTTALLLLIQRELASLDDRIDHILAELRGRPVGSATVRHLLMHSSGLPGWRPYYERIAATEAVQPGIFGSIAARQAMLNSIATEDLLYEKGSRSLYSDLGFMLLGFAVERLSGESLDQLCRDRIYRPLDACPLHYLPCGPLSMSVPPSGSTLTIAPTEEDPWRGRTLRGEVHDENAFALGGVAGHAGLFGTARAVLAVAQAWMNGRRGKAGLLEPEFVRCFTARQHTVPNSSWALGWDTPSAPSSSGTLFSPESFGHLGYTGTSLWIDPVKELEVVLLSNRVHPTRRNERIRAFRPLIHDLVYREFLGG